CAAAACCAGCACTGATTCTACTGTTATGAAACTCTATCAATATCAGGTGCAGGACTAATAGGAGTATGAACATATTCGAACTCAAAGAAGTTTACGCCGGCTATAACGATAACCTCGTCCTCAAAGGTGTGAATCTTGAAGTGCCAGAGGGAGTTCTGGTGCTTCTGGGACCATCTGGCTCTGGAAAATCGACGCTCTTAAGACTTTTGAACCGCCTGATGGACCCGACAAAGGGCTTAATCTTTTTCAAAGGGAAGGCGCTCACGGAATATCCGGTAAGGCAACTTCGACGGAAGGTAGGAATGGTCTTTCAGCAACCCGTCCTTTTTGAAGGTACAGTTGAATACAACATAAAACTTGCAAACAGCAAGCTTGAAAGGGACCAGATAAAAAGGCTTTTGACGGAGGTTATGCTTCCCGAAGATTACATCGACCGGAATGCGGACGAACTGTCAGTTGGCGAGGCACAGCGCGTTTGCCTTGCGAGAACGCTGGCTACAGAACCCGAGGTACTGCTTCTCGACGAGCCGACCTCTGCTCTTGATCCTACCGCCACCAAAACCGTAGAGAGATTGCTTCTCAGACTGTCATCAAAAA
The window above is part of the bacterium genome. Proteins encoded here:
- a CDS encoding phosphate ABC transporter ATP-binding protein yields the protein MNIFELKEVYAGYNDNLVLKGVNLEVPEGVLVLLGPSGSGKSTLLRLLNRLMDPTKGLIFFKGKALTEYPVRQLRRKVGMVFQQPVLFEGTVEYNIKLANSKLERDQIKRLLTEVMLPEDYIDRNADELSVGEAQRVCLARTLATEPEVLLLDEPTSALDPTATKTVERLLLRLSSKIPLIWVTHQIEQAKRIGHRTVILIDGKIHWIGDPQELETADDETVRKFAAGELK